A genomic region of Raphanus sativus cultivar WK10039 chromosome 6, ASM80110v3, whole genome shotgun sequence contains the following coding sequences:
- the LOC130496268 gene encoding probable WRKY transcription factor 51 isoform X1, translating to MNPSQSPSPNLTFLSDEKTIYPFMDNYDFSNLMFDVGEGGNNGLIQEEPSSPTTIVTGESGGSGSALTTLSKKESTFNCKNRGSKDGETKEVGHRVAIRTRSQIDVMDDGYKWRKYGKKSVKNNTNKRNYYKCSSEGCMVKKRVERDGENAAYVITTYEGVHNHESPSHVYYNDMVLSFDHDNPSQHSLLRSIQKFPPS from the exons ATGAATCCCTCTCAAAGCCCTAGCCCTAATCTCACGTTCTTATCGGATGAAAAAACTATTTATCCTTTCATGGATAATTATGATTTTTCCAATTTGATGTTCGATGTTGGTGAAGGAGGCAACAATGGTTTGATCCAGGAGGAACCTTCCTCTCCGACAACCATCGTTACCGGCGAAAGCGGCGGATCCGGCAGCGCATTGACGACGTTGAGTAAAAAGGAATCAAC tttcaattgcaaaaatagGGGAAGTAAAGATGGAGAGACGAAGGAGGTGGGTCATCGAGTTGCAATTAGAACAAGATCACAGATTGATGTGATGGATGATGGTTATAAGTGGAGGAAGTATGGGAAGAAATCTGTCAAGAACAACACTAACAAGAG GAACTACTACAAATGCTCAAGTGAGGGTTGCATGGTGAAGAAGAGGGTAGAGAGAGATGGTGAAAATGCAGCTTATGTGATTACAACCTATGAAGGAGTCCATAACCATGAGAGTCCCTCACATGTCTATTACAATGACATGGTTTTGTCTTTTGATCATGATAATCCGAGCCAACACTCTCTTCTTCGATCTATCCAAAAATTTCCACCATCTTGA
- the LOC130496268 gene encoding probable WRKY transcription factor 51 isoform X2: MNPSQSPSPNLTFLSDEKTIYPFMDNYDFSNLMFDVGEGGNNGLIQEEPSSPTTIVTGESGGSGSALTTLSKKESTGSKDGETKEVGHRVAIRTRSQIDVMDDGYKWRKYGKKSVKNNTNKRNYYKCSSEGCMVKKRVERDGENAAYVITTYEGVHNHESPSHVYYNDMVLSFDHDNPSQHSLLRSIQKFPPS; this comes from the exons ATGAATCCCTCTCAAAGCCCTAGCCCTAATCTCACGTTCTTATCGGATGAAAAAACTATTTATCCTTTCATGGATAATTATGATTTTTCCAATTTGATGTTCGATGTTGGTGAAGGAGGCAACAATGGTTTGATCCAGGAGGAACCTTCCTCTCCGACAACCATCGTTACCGGCGAAAGCGGCGGATCCGGCAGCGCATTGACGACGTTGAGTAAAAAGGAATCAAC GGGAAGTAAAGATGGAGAGACGAAGGAGGTGGGTCATCGAGTTGCAATTAGAACAAGATCACAGATTGATGTGATGGATGATGGTTATAAGTGGAGGAAGTATGGGAAGAAATCTGTCAAGAACAACACTAACAAGAG GAACTACTACAAATGCTCAAGTGAGGGTTGCATGGTGAAGAAGAGGGTAGAGAGAGATGGTGAAAATGCAGCTTATGTGATTACAACCTATGAAGGAGTCCATAACCATGAGAGTCCCTCACATGTCTATTACAATGACATGGTTTTGTCTTTTGATCATGATAATCCGAGCCAACACTCTCTTCTTCGATCTATCCAAAAATTTCCACCATCTTGA
- the LOC108829029 gene encoding LOW QUALITY PROTEIN: ABC transporter F family member 5 (The sequence of the model RefSeq protein was modified relative to this genomic sequence to represent the inferred CDS: inserted 1 base in 1 codon) yields MKKKLLSNQTTLSRQESFFLSSASSFSRARDSPPRPSKNPNFQSWVLSTNLHTINLRSAFFTGLRPYPSPIASNFTKVSSFPIPRRESTTTIIRSQVSTITPVKELQKDDIESLFSTPTTQQDSDRKRAGKNNKSSSSSGVSSGVKLENIXKSYKGVTVLKDVSWEVKRGEKVGLVGVNGAGKTTQLRIITGQEEPDSGDVIKAKPNMKVAFLSQEFEVSMSRTVKEEFMSAFQEEMEITERLERVQKAIEGSVDDLELMGRLLDEFDLLQRRAQAVSLDSVDAKISKLMPELGFAPEDADRLVASFSGGWQMRMSLGKILLQDPDLLLLDEPTNHLDLDTIEWLEGYLQKQEVPMVIISHDRAFLDQLCTKIVETEMGVSRTFEGNYSQYVISKAEWIETQNAAWEKQQKEIESTKDLIARLGAGANSGRASTAEKKLEKLQEQELIEKPFQRKQMKIRFPERGTSGRSVVTVKNVDFGFEDKMLFKKANLAIERGEKIAIIGPNGCGKSTLLKLIMGLEKPTKGEVILGEHNVLPNYFEQNQAEVLDLDKTVLETVCEAAEDWRSDDIKGLLGRCNFKADMLDRKVSLLSGGEKARLAFCKFMVTPSNVLVLDEPTNHLDIPSKEMLEEAINEYQGTVIAVSHDRYFIKQIVNRVIEVEDGCLEDYAGDYNYYLEKNLEARAKAVEREAELEEKAPKVKAKSKMSKAEKEARKKQKMQAFQQAKQKSKASKNSKRWN; encoded by the exons ATGAAG AAGAAACTCTTATCAAACCAAACCACACTCTCTCGCCAAGAGAGTTTCTTCCTCTCCTCTGCTTCATCCTTCAGTAGAGCGAGAGATTCTCCTCCGAGACCGTCGAAAAATCCAAACTTTCAATCATGGGTTTTATCGACAAACCTCCACACCATCAACCTCCGCTCCGCTTTCTTCACCGGCCTCCGCCCATACCCATCTCCAATCGCATCAAACTTCACCAAAGTCTCCTCCTTTCCAATCCCTAGACGCGAATCCACCACCACAATCATCAGATCCCAAGTCTCCACAATCACCCCCGTGAAAGAGCTCCAAAAAGACGACATCGAATCACTCTTCTCCACCCCAACAACCCAACAAGACTCCGACCGCAAACGAGCCGGAAAGAACAACAAGTCTTCCTCCTCCTCGGGAGTCTCCTCCGGGGTGAAGCTAGAGAACA AGAAAAGCTACAAAGGCGTGACAGTCCTCAAAGACGTCTCCTGGGAAGTGAAACGAGGCGAGAAAGTAGGCCTAGTCGGCGTCAACGGCGCAGGCAAAACGACTCAGCTCCGCATCATCACGGGGCAAGAGGAGCCGGACTCGGGGGACGTGATCAAGGCCAAACCCAACATGAAAGTTGCCTTCTTGAGCCAGGAGTTCGAGGTGTCGATGAGCAGGACGGTTAAAGAAGAGTTCATGAGCGCTTTTCAGGAGGAGATGGAGATCACTGAGAGGCTGGAGAGAGTTCAGAAGGCGATCGAAGGGTCGGTTGATGATTTGGAGCTGATGGGGAGGTTGCTTGATGAGTTTGATCTGTTGCAGAGGAGAGCTCAGGCTGTGAGTTTGGATAGTGTTGATGCTAAGATTAGTAAGCTGATGCCGGAGTTGGGGTTTGCTCCCGAGGATGCTGATAGGCTTGTGGCTTCGTTTAGTGGTGGGTGGCAGATGAGGATGTCTCTTGGCAAGATTCTGCTTCAG GATCCAGACTTGCTGCTACTCGATGAACCTACAAACCATTTGGATCTTGATACCATCGAGTGGCTTGAAGGCTACTTGCAAAAGCAAGAAGTGCCTATGGTTATCATCTCACACGACAGAGCCTTCCTTGATCAGCTGTGCACCAAAATCGTCGAAACCGAGATGGGTGTCTCCAGGACGTTCGAAGGTAACTACTCTCAGTACGTGATCTCAAAGGCAGAGTGGATCGAAACTCAGAACGCAGCTTGGGAGAAGCAGCAGAAAGAGATCGAATCAACCAAAGACTTGATCGCTAGGCTTGGTGCTGGTGCAAACTCTGGCCGTGCTTCTACTGCAGAAAAG AAACTAGAGAAGCTGCAAGAACAGGAGCTAATAGAGAAGCCTTTCCAGAGGAAGCAGATGAAAATTAGGTTTCCAGAGCGTGGAACGAGTGGGAGATCTGTAGTCACTGTTAAAAACGTTGATTTTGGTTTTGAGGATAAGATGCTATTCAAGAAGGCGAATCTAGCTATAGAAAGAGGAGAAAAGATTGCTATTATTGGCCCCAACGGCTGCGGGAAAAGCACGTTGCTGAAGCTTATAATGGGATTAGAGAAGCCAACGAAAGGTGAAGTTATTCTAGGAGAGCACAATGTATTACCAAACTACTTTGAACAGAACCAG GCTGAGGTTCTTGATTTGGATAAAACAGTTCTTGAAACGGTTTGTGAAGCTGCAGAAGACTGGAGAAGTGATGATATAAAAGGTCTTTTGGGACGGTGCAACTTCAAAGCAGACATGCTTGATAGAAAAGTCTCTCTTTTGAGCGGTGGTGAGAAAGCGCGTCTTGCTTTCTGCAAATTCATGGTGACGCCTTCGAATGTGCTTGTTTTGGACGAACCGACCAATCACTTGGACATTCCTTCAAAGGAGATGCTTGAG GAAGCGATAAACGAGTACCAAGGTACAGTCATTGCAGTCTCACACGACCGATACTTCATCAAACAGATTGTTAACAGAGTCATAGAAGTTGAAGATGGTTGTTTGGAAGATTACGCTGGCGACTACAAT TATTATTTGGAGAAGAACCTGGAAGCTAGAGCAAAGGCGGTAGAGAGAGAAGCAGAGCTAGAAGAGAAAGCACCAAAAGTGAAGGCCAAGTCAAAGATGTCAAAAGCAGAGAAAGAAGCgaggaagaagcagaagatgCAGGCGTTTCAACAGGCTAAACAGAAGTCGAAGGCCAGCAAGAATTCAAAGAGATGGAACTGA
- the LOC108829042 gene encoding uncharacterized protein LOC108829042 yields MDDPKENKNSPWLSVPQFGDWDQKGGTVPDYSMDFSKIREMRKQHKRDPSRVSLGNEQDFINPFHNQPTSVDKTKAKRTTVHSDNNITDNEFPHHQRHPPSTRRGIFSFFNCCVKA; encoded by the exons ATGGACGATCCAAAAGAG AACAAGAACTCGCCATGGCTATCAGTACCACAGTTTGGAGACTGGGATCAGAAAGGAGGAACCGTTCCTGATTACTCAATGGATTTCTCAAAGATCAGAGAGATGAGGAAACAGCACAAGAGAGATCCTTCCCGTGTCAGTCTTGGCAATGAACAAGACTTCATTAACCCTTTTCATAATCAACCTACTTCTGTTGATAAAACTAAGGCTAAGCGCACGACTGTCCACAGTGACAACAACATAACCGACAATGAGTTCCCCCACCACCAGCGACATCCTCCATCC ACCAGGAGAGGAATCTTCAGCTTCTTCAACTGCTGCGTTAAAGCTTGA
- the LOC108833308 gene encoding flotillin-like protein 3: MGYKVARASEYLAITGGGIKDIKLAKKSWVLPWQSCTVFDVSPVNYTFEVQAMSSEKLPFILPAVFTIGPRVDDPHALLLYAMLMSQHDKHSNHVNELVQGVIEGETRVLVASMTMEEVFKGTKEFKKEVFEKVQLELNQFGLVIYNANVKQLVDVPGHEYFSYLGQKTQMEAANQAKIDVAEAKMKGEVGAKERTGLTIQNAAKIDAESKIISTQRLGEGTKEEIKVKSEVQVFQNEKAALVARADAALAIQKADLTKSSRVAEVEAAKAVAMREAELQTQVEKMNALTRTEKLKAEFLSKATVEYETKVQEANWELYDKQKKAEAVLYEKQKQAEATKAAADAAFYAKQREAEGLVAMANAQGTYIKTLLGAVDNNYSAMRDFLMINNGIYQDIAKTNAVAIRDLQPKISVWNQGGGGVDQGMSSGGMKDIAGLYKMLPPVLDTVYEQTGMQPPAWIGTLRGAESSQ; the protein is encoded by the exons atgGGTTACAAAGTCGCTAGAGCATCGGAGTATCTTGCCATCACTGGTGGTGGTATCAAAGACATCAAGCTTGCCAAGAAGTCTTGGGTGCTTCCATGGCAGTCCTGCACCGTCTTCGATGTTTCTCCGGTCAACTACACGTTCGAGGTCCAGGCCATGAGTTCCGAGAAGCTCCCTTTTATTCTCCCCGCCGTTTTCACCATCGGTCCACGCGTTGATGACCCTCACGCTCTCTTGTTGTACGCCATGCTTATGTCTCAGCACGATAAGCACTCGAATCACGTCAACGAGCTTGTTCAGGGTGTTATCGAGGGAGAGACTCGTGTTCTTGTTGCTTCCATGACCATGGAAGAGGTCTTCAAAG GTACAAAGGAGTTCAAGAAGGAAGTATTTGAGAAGGTCCAACTTGAGCTAAACCAGTTTGGTCTTGTGATCTACAACGCCAATGTCAAGCAGCTCGTTGACGTGCCTGGACATGAGTACTTCTCTTACTTGGGTCAGAAGACTCAGATGGAAGCAGCTAACCAAGCCAAGATCGATGTAGCAGAGGCAAAGATGAAGGGAGAAGTTGGTGCCAAAGAACGTACCGGGCTCACCATCCAGAATGCAGCAAAGATTGACGCTGAGTCAAAGATCATCTCCACTCAAAGGCTTGGAGAAGGGACAAAGGAAGAGATCAAGGTGAAGAGTGAGGTCCAAGTGTTTCAGAATGAGAAGGCGGCTCTTGTTGCTCGGGCTGACGCAGCACTTGCGATTCAGAAGGCTGATTTGACCAAAAGCTCTCGTGTGGCTGAGGTTGAAGCTGCCAAGGCAGTTGCTATGAGGGAAGCTGAGCTTCAAACTCAAGTTGAGAAAATGAATGCTTTGACTCGGACAGAGAAGCTCAAAGCTGAGTTCCTCAGCAAAGCCACTGTTGAATATGAGACCAAG GTGCAAGAAGCAAACTGGGAGTTATACGACAAGCAAAAGAAAGCAGAAGCTGTTCTTTACGAGAAGCAGAAGCAAGCGGAGGCGACCAAAGCTGCAGCTGATGCAGCCTTCTATGCTAAACAAAGAGAAGCAGAGGGGCTTGTCGCTATGGCCAATGCTCAAGGGACTTATATCAAGACCCTCCTAGGCGCAGTTGACAACAACTACTCAGCAATGAGGGACTTCTTGATGATCAACAATGGAATTTATCAAGATATCGCCAAGACCAATGCTGTGGCCATCAGGGACTTGCAGCCTAAGATCAGTGTGTGGAACcaaggtggtggtggtgttgaTCAGGGGATGAGTAGTGGTGGTATGAAGGATATTGCTGGACTCTACAAGATGTTGCCACCGGTTCTTGATACGGTTTATGAGCAGACCGGGATGCAGCCACCGGCTTGGATTGGTACACTACGTGGTGCTGAGTCCAGTCAGTAA
- the LOC130496269 gene encoding precursor of elicitor peptide 1-like isoform X1, with protein MKKYERLSEEETYWWIPFKFLDQILKAILKCLGLLHHDSPSTKTESSPVTSNQPLQEEEEDVVMAENATITSTGSKIVVTSRGTKMKAKPRKKEEKSTGRSGKHHKYDL; from the exons ATGAAAAAATATGAGAGActaagtgaagaagaaacttatTGGTGGATACCATTTAAGTTCCTCGACCAAATTCTTAAAGCTATCCTCAAGTGCCTTGGTCTTCTTCATCATGATTCTCCATCCACGAAAACGGAGTCGTCTCCGGTGACTTCAAACCAGCCG TtgcaggaagaagaagaagatgttgtGATGGCAGAAAACGCCACTATAACGAGTACGGGGAGTAAAATCGTTGTGACGAGTAGAGGGACAAAGATGAAGGCAAAGCcaaggaagaaggaagagaaaAGCACGGGCCGTTCTGGCAAACATCACAAATACGATCTTTAG
- the LOC130496269 gene encoding precursor of elicitor peptide 1-like isoform X2: MKKYERLSEEETYWWIPFKFLDQILKAILKCLGLLHHDSPSTKTESSPVTSNQPEEEEDVVMAENATITSTGSKIVVTSRGTKMKAKPRKKEEKSTGRSGKHHKYDL, translated from the exons ATGAAAAAATATGAGAGActaagtgaagaagaaacttatTGGTGGATACCATTTAAGTTCCTCGACCAAATTCTTAAAGCTATCCTCAAGTGCCTTGGTCTTCTTCATCATGATTCTCCATCCACGAAAACGGAGTCGTCTCCGGTGACTTCAAACCAGCCG gaagaagaagaagatgttgtGATGGCAGAAAACGCCACTATAACGAGTACGGGGAGTAAAATCGTTGTGACGAGTAGAGGGACAAAGATGAAGGCAAAGCcaaggaagaaggaagagaaaAGCACGGGCCGTTCTGGCAAACATCACAAATACGATCTTTAG